DNA from Candidatus Angelobacter sp.:
CGCACCTGGGCCGCATCCGGACAGGCGGGCACCGGATCGAGACACCGGTCGGGGTGGTGACGACTGCGCTCAACCAGGACGGCTCTGTGTCCGTGACCAACGTTGCGAGTTATCGGAAGGCGAAAGGCGTGATCGTGGATGTGCCGGGAGCAGGCGCGGTGACGGGCGATATTGCCTGGGGCGGCAACTGGTTTTTTCTGGTCGAGCAGCACGGGCAATCGCTCGAACCCGCCAATGTTGAAAAGCTGGCCGATTACGCCTGGCGCGTCCGGCAGGCGGTCAACTCACAGGGCTTTCCCGAGGTTGACCACGTCGAACTCTTCGGACCGCCGGTCAGTTCGTGGGCGCGCTCGCGTAATTTCGTTCTTTGTCCGGGCCGTGCCTACGACCGGTCCCCGTGCGGCACGGGAACGAGCGCAAAACTCGCCTGCCTCGCCGCCGAAGACAAACTCGACGAAGGCCAGCCCTGGGTGCAGGAAAGCATCATCGGCAGCCTGTTCACGGGACGCTATCGCTGGCTTGATCGTGCGGCAGGTACCATCGAACCCACAATTATCGGAACGGCATTCGTCAACGTGGAAGGAACGCTGCTGCTCGACGACCGTGATCCGTTCTGCTGGGGCATCCGTTGATTCATGTCGAAGCGCATCCTCGTCATCGGCGGCGGCGTCATTGGCCTTTCGACCGCCTATTACTGCGCGCGAAAAGGTCACCACGTCACCGTTGTTGACCGCAATCCCGAACAGCGGGACGGCTGCTCGTTCGGCAACGCAGGCATGATTGTGCCGAGCCACTTCATCCCGCTGGCCGCTCCCGGGATGGTCGCGCTTGGGCTCAAATGGATGTGGAACCCGGAATCGCCCTTCTACATCAAGCCGCGGCCCGACCGGGACTTGGTGAGTTGGGCTTACAGGTTCTGGCGCGCTTCCACGCCCGGGCGTGTGCGCCGCGCAGCCCCGCTTCTGCGTGATCTCCAACTCGCCAGCCGCGCATGCTTCGAGGAGTTCGCTGATCTGACCGGAAATAGTTTCGGCCTGGTGAAACGCGGTCTGTTGATGCTGTGCAAGACGCAGCACGCGCTCGACGAAGAGGCGAAGATGGCGGAACAGGCCGGGCAACTGGGCATCCCCGCCGAAGTACTGGACGCGCGGCAAACGGCCGCGCTTGATCCGGATGTTCGCATGGACGTCGCCGGCGCCGTCTATTTTCCAAAGGATTGCCATCTCTCACCGGACCGGTTCATGGC
Protein-coding regions in this window:
- a CDS encoding proline racemase family protein; the protein is MSNMQRVQFIDSHTGGEPTRVVISGGPELGGGGVADKLNIFRGQHDRFRSAVVNEPRGSDVLVGALLVEPADKSCVAGVIFFNNVGCLGMCGHGVIGVVATLAHLGRIRTGGHRIETPVGVVTTALNQDGSVSVTNVASYRKAKGVIVDVPGAGAVTGDIAWGGNWFFLVEQHGQSLEPANVEKLADYAWRVRQAVNSQGFPEVDHVELFGPPVSSWARSRNFVLCPGRAYDRSPCGTGTSAKLACLAAEDKLDEGQPWVQESIIGSLFTGRYRWLDRAAGTIEPTIIGTAFVNVEGTLLLDDRDPFCWGIR